Proteins encoded within one genomic window of Amycolatopsis sp. 2-15:
- a CDS encoding NAD(P)/FAD-dependent oxidoreductase, which produces MAEQGFVIVGAGLAGAKAAEALRAQGFTGRVTLIGDEPDRPYERPPLSKDFLAGKAERDSVFVHEEGWYSEHDVDLRLGATATAIDRDNHVVRLDGGETVGYDKLLLATGSSPRHPPIPGADAEGVHYLRRLGDSAKLKATLTAGTRLAVIGAGWIGLEVAAAAREAGAEVTVLEVAELPLLAVLGREVATVFADLHRARGVDLRLGVHVKAITTDEGKATGVRLDDGTEVAADAVLVAVGAAPNVELAQAAGLAVDNGVVVDSSLRTTDPDIFAAGDIASAQHPLFGKHVRVEHWANALNQPAVAAAAMAGQEATYDELPYFYTDQYDLGMEYHGHVDPGAYDRVVFRGDVEAREFIAFWLRDGHVLAGMNVNVWDVGDQLKALIRAEGPVDADRLADPNAPLEP; this is translated from the coding sequence GTGGCAGAGCAGGGTTTTGTCATCGTCGGCGCGGGCCTGGCCGGCGCCAAAGCCGCTGAGGCTTTGCGGGCCCAGGGGTTCACCGGACGGGTGACGCTCATCGGCGACGAACCCGACCGGCCCTACGAGCGCCCGCCGCTGTCGAAGGACTTCCTCGCCGGCAAGGCCGAGCGCGACAGCGTGTTCGTGCACGAGGAGGGCTGGTACTCCGAGCACGACGTGGACCTGCGCCTGGGCGCCACGGCCACCGCCATCGACCGCGACAACCACGTCGTCCGCCTCGATGGCGGCGAGACCGTGGGCTACGACAAGCTCCTGCTGGCCACGGGCTCGAGCCCGCGGCACCCGCCGATCCCGGGCGCCGACGCCGAGGGCGTGCACTACCTGCGCCGCCTGGGCGACTCCGCGAAGCTCAAGGCGACGCTGACCGCGGGCACCCGCCTGGCCGTGATCGGCGCGGGCTGGATCGGCCTGGAGGTCGCGGCCGCCGCGCGGGAGGCCGGGGCCGAGGTGACCGTGCTGGAGGTCGCCGAGCTGCCGTTGCTGGCCGTGCTGGGCCGCGAGGTCGCCACGGTCTTCGCCGACCTGCACCGCGCCCGCGGCGTCGACCTGCGCCTCGGCGTGCACGTCAAAGCCATCACCACCGACGAGGGCAAGGCCACGGGCGTCCGTCTCGACGACGGCACCGAGGTCGCCGCCGACGCCGTGCTCGTCGCGGTCGGCGCCGCGCCCAACGTCGAGCTCGCGCAGGCCGCGGGCCTGGCCGTGGACAACGGCGTGGTGGTCGACTCGTCCCTGCGCACCACCGACCCGGACATCTTCGCGGCCGGCGACATCGCCTCCGCCCAGCACCCACTGTTCGGCAAGCACGTGCGCGTGGAGCACTGGGCCAACGCCCTCAACCAGCCCGCCGTCGCCGCCGCCGCGATGGCCGGCCAGGAAGCCACCTACGACGAGCTCCCGTACTTCTACACCGACCAGTACGACCTGGGCATGGAGTACCACGGCCACGTCGACCCAGGCGCCTACGACCGCGTCGTCTTCCGCGGCGACGTCGAGGCGCGCGAGTTCATCGCCTTCTGGCTCCGCGACGGCCACGTGCTGGCCGGCATGAACGTCAACGTCTGGGACGTCGGCGACCAGCTCAAGGCCCTCATCCGCGCCGAAGGCCCGGTGGACGCCGACCGGCTGGCGGACCCGAACGCGCCGCTCGAACCCTGA
- the folE gene encoding GTP cyclohydrolase I FolE — MRSGSALHVVHEPDPGIDLAAAARAAGDFLRALGVSLETESLQGTPERMARAYAELFTPRSFDLTTFPNDEGYDELVLARGIPVRSVCEHHLLPFTGVAHVGYLPGDRILGLSKLARVVEHFACRPQVQERLTKQVAGWLGEQLSPKGVGVVIEAEHTCMTLRGVQATGSSTVTSTLLGTLREDARSRQEFFALTGVNA, encoded by the coding sequence ATGCGCTCCGGCTCTGCTCTGCACGTCGTCCACGAACCCGACCCCGGCATCGATCTCGCCGCCGCCGCGCGCGCCGCGGGCGACTTCCTACGGGCGCTCGGCGTCAGCCTGGAGACGGAGAGCCTGCAGGGCACGCCCGAGCGCATGGCGCGTGCGTACGCGGAGCTGTTCACGCCGCGCTCGTTCGACCTCACCACGTTCCCCAACGACGAGGGTTACGACGAGCTGGTGCTGGCCCGCGGCATCCCCGTACGGTCGGTGTGCGAGCACCACCTGCTGCCGTTCACGGGTGTCGCGCACGTCGGCTACCTGCCGGGCGACCGCATCCTCGGCCTGTCGAAGCTGGCGCGCGTCGTCGAGCACTTCGCGTGCCGGCCGCAGGTGCAGGAGCGGCTCACCAAGCAGGTCGCGGGCTGGCTGGGCGAGCAGCTGTCCCCGAAGGGAGTCGGCGTGGTCATCGAGGCCGAGCACACGTGCATGACGCTGCGCGGCGTGCAGGCCACGGGTTCCAGCACCGTCACCTCGACACTGCTGGGCACTTTGCGGGAGGATGCCCGCTCCCGCCAGGAGTTCTTCGCACTCACCGGTGTCAACGCATAG
- a CDS encoding helix-turn-helix transcriptional regulator — protein MGVIVGAVTTEPAAPAIKAVAALEEDLRRGMYTFIRGAVRPVTRDEAAASVGISRKLAAFHLDKLVDAGLLRSRYEAVGGIRKVGRTPKVYEPADTDFAVTIPPRRHGVLADILLDAVVTETEGETARETALRVAAERGESLGAAERASLRPGRLGAERGLTVTETVLARQGFEPRRETPTCVRLRNCPFHPLASKAPDLVCGINQAFLGGIVAGLEVPGVDAVLIDPAPGGCCVELRADQPGG, from the coding sequence ATGGGCGTTATCGTGGGAGCCGTGACGACTGAGCCCGCCGCTCCCGCGATCAAGGCCGTGGCCGCGCTGGAGGAGGACCTGCGCCGCGGGATGTACACGTTCATCCGCGGCGCGGTGCGGCCCGTCACGCGCGACGAGGCCGCCGCGTCGGTCGGGATCTCGCGCAAGCTCGCGGCGTTCCACCTCGACAAGCTCGTGGACGCCGGCCTGCTGCGCTCGCGCTACGAGGCCGTGGGCGGCATCCGCAAGGTCGGCCGCACCCCGAAGGTCTACGAACCCGCCGACACCGACTTCGCCGTCACCATCCCGCCGCGCCGCCACGGCGTCCTCGCCGACATCCTTCTCGACGCCGTCGTCACCGAAACCGAGGGCGAAACCGCCCGCGAAACGGCCCTGCGCGTGGCGGCCGAGCGCGGCGAATCCCTCGGCGCGGCCGAGCGCGCCTCCCTGCGCCCCGGCCGCCTCGGCGCCGAACGCGGCTTGACGGTCACCGAAACCGTTCTCGCCCGGCAGGGGTTCGAGCCGCGCCGCGAGACACCGACGTGTGTGCGGCTGCGCAACTGCCCGTTCCATCCGCTGGCGAGCAAGGCGCCGGATCTGGTGTGCGGGATCAACCAGGCGTTCCTGGGTGGCATCGTCGCGGGGCTGGAGGTGCCCGGCGTCGACGCGGTGCTGATCGATCCCGCGCCCGGCGGGTGCTGCGTGGAGCTGCGAGCGGATCAGCCCGGCGGATAG
- a CDS encoding SWIM zinc finger family protein: protein MPRTIPGTRRRTFGNTWWGRAWVEALEQRASVDPNRLPRGRTYARKDTVSELHVGAGEVTARVRGSRPEPYHVTIRMREFSPEQWDSLLDVVGRRLGHAAALLDGELPEKLAAQAREAGADLLPGPGDLKPRCSCPDSANPCKHVAAVYYVVADEVDTDPFVLFKLRGRPRDEVLARLRTLRTPDRPQRKKVHDPGLTPKRAYARRVTAVPRLPPVPDVAGPPAVLDLDPPPNTGWTSATLGTLAADAASLARDLLLSGGATAELSFEEDLARRAAARTSAELPALAHAAGVALPELTTWAHAWREAGRDGLAALRETWSPGPGPLADARACLSDSGLPDPTTTWRNRVTQGPLQLRYGRDHRWYRFLRTGSAWQLDGPPSTRALDVAYPPG, encoded by the coding sequence ATGCCCCGCACGATTCCCGGGACCCGGCGCAGGACGTTCGGCAACACCTGGTGGGGCCGCGCTTGGGTGGAGGCGCTGGAGCAGCGCGCGAGCGTCGACCCGAACCGCCTGCCGCGCGGGCGCACGTACGCGCGCAAGGACACCGTGAGCGAGCTGCACGTCGGCGCCGGCGAGGTCACCGCGCGTGTGCGCGGGAGCCGGCCCGAGCCGTACCACGTGACGATCCGGATGCGCGAGTTCTCGCCTGAGCAGTGGGATTCGCTGCTCGACGTCGTCGGCCGCCGCCTCGGCCACGCCGCCGCGTTGCTCGACGGCGAGCTGCCCGAGAAGCTGGCCGCGCAGGCCCGCGAGGCGGGAGCCGATCTGCTCCCGGGCCCGGGCGATCTGAAGCCGCGCTGCTCGTGCCCGGACTCGGCGAATCCGTGCAAGCACGTCGCCGCCGTGTACTACGTCGTGGCCGACGAGGTCGACACCGACCCGTTCGTGCTCTTCAAGCTCCGCGGCCGCCCCCGCGACGAAGTCCTCGCCCGGCTGCGCACGCTGCGCACCCCGGACCGCCCGCAACGCAAGAAGGTCCACGACCCCGGCCTCACCCCGAAACGGGCCTACGCCCGCCGCGTCACCGCCGTGCCGCGATTGCCGCCCGTGCCCGACGTGGCCGGCCCACCAGCCGTCCTCGACCTCGACCCGCCCCCGAACACGGGCTGGACGTCGGCCACCCTCGGCACCCTCGCCGCCGACGCCGCCTCCCTCGCCCGCGACCTCCTGCTCTCCGGCGGCGCCACGGCCGAGCTGTCGTTCGAAGAAGACCTGGCCCGCCGCGCCGCCGCCCGCACGTCGGCGGAACTCCCCGCCCTGGCCCACGCGGCCGGCGTCGCACTGCCCGAACTCACCACCTGGGCCCACGCCTGGCGCGAAGCGGGCCGCGACGGCTTGGCCGCCTTACGCGAAACGTGGTCCCCGGGCCCCGGCCCCCTCGCGGACGCCCGCGCCTGCCTCTCGGACTCCGGCCTCCCCGACCCCACCACAACCTGGCGCAACCGCGTGACCCAAGGCCCCCTGCAACTCCGCTACGGCCGCGACCACCGCTGGTACCGCTTCCTCCGCACCGGCTCGGCTTGGCAGTTGGACGGCCCACCGTCCACGCGTGCCCTCGATGTCGCCTATCCGCCGGGCTGA
- a CDS encoding DEAD/DEAH box helicase, with translation MEFGALTQATYLPSDPPREGVLALWGDEVAGDTAIELVLPNDKKFARTKVDARLVPLARAIPRLLVVPDDVSPAIAAWSAVVNAGVNLVARGRLRPALTPGGVGSWRVGPLDAADEELVRGLASALPPEAHALPLSGVKRIRLHSPESLVRALWDAAADVLVRSPSASVGAGGPAFAEPEPTLVGPAGAAWLTELDARGPHGAQLILRVEAREDEQFAGVLAVRSALEPSLVVEAATLWDAPDAVLHRLGDQVETQLLLGLRRGARAWPPLGRVLAEAAPTELALSDDDVVDLLGSGGRDLGSAGIEVLWPKDLFAGEVRAKASATQAPASEAGPAFPLNGLLEFRWRLSLGGAELTDEEVATLAEAKRPLVRLRGQWVKLDPRLIARMRAKRNRKLTGAEALAAALTGELELDGETVEFAAQPALAGLVERLKERSPEPVGPPDGLTATLRPYQLAGVGWLATMTGLGLGACLADDMGLGKTIQLIALHLHRRALKAGPTLVVCPTSLLGNWEREFAKFAPDVRVRRFHGGGRHLDDLLPDEVVLATYGVVRRDRATLSEVDWGLVAADEAQHVKNPLSATAKGLRKVPAAARVALTGTPVENRLTELWSLMDWTTPGLLGPLDRFRRTVARPIERDRDQWATERLATTVRPFLLRRKKTDPDIAPELPRKTETDRFVPLTAEQTTLYEAVVRENLAEIRESQGVQRRGQVLKLLTELKQICNHPAQFLKESGGVLTGRSGKLAAFEELLDVILDEGDSVLVFSQYVQLCRLLERRLADRGLPVALLSGEIGPKRRDGLVASFQSGEVPVFLLSLKAGGVGLNLTRATHVIHYDRWWNPAVEDQATDRAYRIGQDRPVQVHRLIAEGTLEERIATVLEAKRGLAEAVVGAGEDWITELSDDQLADLVRLGGG, from the coding sequence GTGGAGTTCGGCGCACTGACCCAGGCCACCTACCTTCCCTCGGACCCGCCGCGGGAGGGTGTGCTGGCGTTGTGGGGCGACGAGGTCGCGGGGGACACCGCGATCGAGCTCGTGCTGCCCAACGACAAGAAGTTCGCGCGCACCAAGGTGGACGCGCGCCTCGTCCCGCTGGCGCGGGCGATCCCGCGGCTGCTGGTGGTGCCCGACGACGTGAGCCCGGCGATCGCCGCGTGGTCGGCCGTCGTGAACGCGGGGGTGAACCTGGTGGCGCGCGGCAGGTTGCGGCCGGCGCTCACGCCCGGGGGTGTGGGGTCGTGGCGGGTGGGGCCGCTGGACGCCGCCGACGAAGAGCTGGTGCGGGGCCTCGCGTCGGCGTTGCCGCCGGAGGCGCACGCGTTGCCGTTGTCCGGAGTGAAGCGGATCCGGCTGCACTCGCCGGAGTCGCTGGTCCGGGCGTTGTGGGACGCGGCGGCCGACGTGCTCGTGCGCAGCCCTTCCGCGTCCGTCGGGGCGGGTGGGCCGGCGTTCGCGGAGCCCGAGCCGACGCTGGTCGGGCCGGCCGGGGCGGCATGGCTCACCGAGCTGGACGCCCGCGGGCCCCACGGCGCGCAGCTGATCCTGCGGGTCGAAGCACGGGAAGACGAGCAGTTCGCGGGCGTGCTGGCCGTGCGGTCCGCGCTGGAGCCGAGCCTGGTCGTCGAAGCCGCGACGCTCTGGGACGCCCCCGATGCCGTGCTGCATCGCCTCGGTGACCAGGTGGAAACCCAGCTGCTGCTCGGCCTGCGCCGCGGCGCGCGAGCGTGGCCGCCGCTGGGACGCGTGCTCGCCGAAGCCGCGCCGACGGAGCTCGCGCTGTCCGACGACGACGTCGTGGACCTGCTCGGCTCAGGCGGCCGCGACCTGGGCAGCGCCGGCATCGAAGTGCTGTGGCCCAAGGATCTCTTCGCCGGCGAAGTCCGCGCGAAGGCGAGCGCGACGCAAGCGCCGGCCAGCGAGGCGGGCCCCGCGTTCCCGTTGAACGGCCTGCTGGAGTTCCGCTGGCGCCTGTCCCTCGGCGGCGCCGAGCTGACCGACGAGGAAGTCGCGACGCTCGCCGAAGCCAAGCGGCCGCTCGTCCGCCTGCGCGGCCAGTGGGTGAAGCTCGACCCGCGCCTGATCGCCCGGATGCGCGCCAAGCGCAACCGCAAGCTCACCGGCGCCGAGGCCCTGGCGGCGGCGCTCACGGGCGAGCTGGAGCTGGACGGCGAAACCGTCGAGTTCGCCGCGCAGCCCGCGCTCGCCGGCCTCGTCGAACGGCTCAAAGAGCGCAGCCCCGAGCCGGTCGGCCCGCCCGACGGACTCACGGCGACGCTGCGCCCGTACCAGCTCGCCGGCGTCGGCTGGCTCGCCACGATGACCGGCCTCGGCCTCGGCGCGTGCCTGGCCGACGACATGGGCCTGGGCAAGACCATCCAGCTCATCGCGCTGCACCTGCACCGCCGGGCGCTGAAAGCCGGGCCCACGCTCGTGGTCTGCCCGACGTCGCTGCTCGGCAACTGGGAACGCGAGTTCGCGAAGTTCGCGCCCGACGTGCGGGTGCGCCGCTTCCACGGCGGTGGCCGCCACCTCGACGACCTGCTGCCCGACGAGGTGGTGCTCGCCACCTACGGCGTGGTGCGCCGCGACCGCGCGACACTGTCCGAAGTGGACTGGGGTCTCGTCGCCGCGGACGAGGCCCAGCACGTGAAGAACCCGTTGTCCGCCACGGCAAAGGGGCTGCGGAAGGTCCCGGCCGCCGCGCGCGTGGCGCTCACCGGCACGCCCGTGGAGAACCGGCTCACCGAGCTGTGGTCCTTGATGGACTGGACGACACCGGGCCTGCTCGGCCCGCTCGACCGCTTCCGCCGCACCGTCGCGCGGCCCATCGAGCGCGACCGCGACCAGTGGGCCACGGAGCGACTGGCCACGACCGTGCGCCCCTTTCTGTTGCGGCGCAAGAAAACCGACCCCGACATCGCGCCGGAGCTGCCGCGGAAAACCGAGACCGACCGGTTCGTGCCGCTCACGGCCGAGCAGACCACGCTGTACGAGGCCGTGGTGCGGGAGAACCTGGCCGAGATCCGCGAGTCGCAGGGCGTGCAGCGGCGCGGGCAGGTGCTCAAGCTGCTCACCGAGCTCAAGCAGATCTGCAACCACCCCGCGCAGTTCCTCAAGGAGAGCGGCGGAGTCCTCACCGGACGCTCCGGGAAGCTCGCCGCGTTCGAGGAGCTGCTCGACGTGATCCTCGACGAGGGCGACAGCGTGCTCGTGTTCAGCCAATACGTGCAGCTGTGCCGCCTGCTGGAGCGCCGCCTCGCCGACCGCGGGCTGCCCGTGGCGCTGCTGTCGGGCGAAATCGGGCCGAAGCGGCGCGACGGGCTGGTGGCGTCGTTCCAGTCCGGCGAGGTGCCGGTGTTCCTGTTGTCGCTCAAGGCGGGCGGTGTCGGGCTCAACCTGACGCGCGCGACGCACGTGATCCACTACGACCGCTGGTGGAACCCGGCCGTGGAGGACCAGGCGACCGACCGCGCGTACCGGATCGGGCAGGACCGGCCCGTGCAGGTCCACCGGCTGATCGCCGAGGGCACGCTGGAGGAGCGCATCGCCACGGTGCTCGAGGCGAAGCGCGGGCTGGCCGAGGCCGTGGTCGGTGCGGGGGAGGACTGGATCACCGAGCTGTCCGACGACCAGCTCGCCGACCTCGTGCGGCTCGGCGGTGGGTGA
- the kstR gene encoding cholesterol catabolism transcriptional regulator KstR: MPGKAKAPAAKTRTGLGTIGDELGSAAQRDRRRRIIDATLALASKGGYDAVQMRAVAEKADVALGTLYRYFPSKIHLLVSGLARQFERAQEKLERAAIPGETPAERLMFVLGRNTRLMQRDPHLTEAMVRAFMFADTSAAAEVELVGRLMEDMFAQAMGIAEPTDSDRDIFHVVADVWMANLVAWVTRRASAADVAHRLELSVHLLLDK; the protein is encoded by the coding sequence ATGCCGGGCAAGGCGAAGGCTCCGGCGGCGAAGACGCGCACCGGACTGGGCACGATCGGCGACGAGCTCGGCTCCGCGGCACAGCGCGATCGCCGCCGCCGCATCATCGACGCCACGCTCGCGCTGGCCTCCAAGGGCGGCTATGACGCCGTGCAGATGCGGGCCGTCGCCGAGAAGGCCGACGTTGCGCTGGGCACGCTCTACCGCTACTTCCCGTCGAAGATCCACCTGCTGGTATCCGGCCTCGCGCGGCAGTTCGAGCGGGCGCAGGAGAAGCTGGAACGCGCCGCGATCCCGGGTGAGACCCCCGCGGAGCGACTGATGTTCGTGCTGGGCCGCAACACGCGGCTCATGCAGCGCGACCCGCACCTGACCGAGGCGATGGTGCGCGCGTTCATGTTCGCCGACACGTCCGCCGCGGCCGAGGTCGAGCTCGTCGGCCGGCTCATGGAGGACATGTTCGCGCAAGCCATGGGCATCGCCGAGCCCACGGACTCCGATCGCGACATCTTCCACGTCGTCGCCGACGTGTGGATGGCCAACCTCGTGGCGTGGGTGACGCGCCGGGCTTCGGCCGCCGACGTCGCCCACCGCCTCGAGCTGTCGGTGCACCTGCTGCTGGACAAGTAG
- a CDS encoding TIGR03557 family F420-dependent LLM class oxidoreductase, whose protein sequence is MSDVQIGLAAALEQFSPRESIRLAKAGEERGFSGQMAADHFQPWVPQQGESSFVWSMLASLAENTTGDLGPGVTCPSFRLHPAMVAQAAATLEATYPGRTWLGIGSGEALNEHIIGGYWPEAPERVRRMFEALEVIRKLFTGKDVKHNGEFFKLHTTRLWTLPETPPPVYIASAGPYTSRKTGELADGLITPGASIEKLGGILDNFNAGAKKAGKNGDEMPKLLQVHLSWAEDDETAWANAMDQWPNGGMKFPKADVRSPFDFAQMAKLVRREDFEGRMVVSSDPDEHRAALQKYIDAGFNRIYIHNVGRNQDQFLDVFGKEVLPKLTA, encoded by the coding sequence GTGAGTGACGTGCAGATCGGTCTTGCGGCTGCGTTGGAGCAGTTTTCGCCGCGGGAGTCGATTCGGTTGGCGAAGGCGGGCGAGGAGCGGGGCTTCTCGGGGCAGATGGCGGCGGACCACTTCCAGCCGTGGGTTCCGCAGCAGGGTGAGTCGTCGTTCGTGTGGAGCATGCTGGCGTCGCTGGCGGAGAACACCACCGGTGACCTGGGTCCCGGGGTGACGTGCCCGTCGTTCCGGTTGCACCCGGCGATGGTGGCGCAGGCCGCGGCGACGCTGGAGGCGACCTATCCGGGCCGCACGTGGCTGGGGATCGGGTCGGGTGAGGCGCTCAACGAGCACATCATCGGCGGTTACTGGCCCGAGGCGCCCGAACGCGTGCGGCGGATGTTCGAGGCGCTCGAAGTGATCCGGAAGCTGTTCACCGGCAAGGACGTCAAGCACAACGGCGAGTTCTTCAAGCTGCACACCACGCGCCTGTGGACCCTGCCCGAGACGCCGCCGCCGGTCTACATCGCGTCGGCCGGGCCGTACACCTCGCGCAAGACCGGGGAGCTGGCCGACGGGCTGATCACGCCGGGCGCCTCGATCGAGAAGCTGGGCGGGATCCTGGACAACTTCAACGCCGGGGCGAAGAAGGCCGGGAAGAACGGCGACGAGATGCCGAAGCTGCTGCAGGTGCACCTGTCCTGGGCCGAGGACGACGAGACCGCGTGGGCCAACGCGATGGACCAGTGGCCCAACGGCGGCATGAAGTTCCCGAAGGCCGACGTGCGTTCACCGTTCGACTTCGCGCAGATGGCCAAGCTCGTGCGCCGGGAGGACTTCGAGGGCCGCATGGTCGTCTCGTCGGACCCGGACGAGCACCGGGCGGCGCTGCAGAAGTACATCGACGCCGGGTTCAACCGCATCTACATCCACAACGTGGGCCGCAACCAGGACCAGTTCCTGGACGTGTTCGGCAAGGAAGTCCTGCCGAAGCTGACTGCCTGA
- a CDS encoding LLM class F420-dependent oxidoreductase yields the protein MRFGIFSFVTDEGIRPDALARGVEERGFDSLFVGEHSHIPADRQSPYPAGGELPRMYYRMYDPFVALTAAASVTSTLLLGTGVALLAQRDPIQTAKEVASLDHLSGGRVVFGVGAGWNLEEMRDHGTDPDTRGRLLDERLDAMKQLWTAEEATFHGEFTHFDRAVAYPKPARKPHPPIYVGGNSRHAARRAARHGGVWMPNSVVVPERVGKLMALRDEFAPGTPVSVFAVGSKNEALLEAYAEAGVERITLLLGTRPEAETLSRLDALVEVVEKYR from the coding sequence ATGAGGTTCGGGATCTTCAGCTTCGTCACGGACGAGGGCATCCGGCCCGACGCGCTCGCGCGCGGGGTCGAGGAACGCGGGTTCGATTCCCTGTTCGTCGGGGAGCACTCGCACATCCCCGCCGACCGGCAGTCGCCGTACCCGGCGGGCGGTGAGCTGCCGCGGATGTACTACCGGATGTACGACCCGTTCGTGGCGCTCACGGCGGCCGCTTCGGTGACCTCGACGCTGCTGCTGGGCACCGGCGTCGCCCTGCTGGCGCAGCGCGACCCGATCCAGACGGCCAAGGAGGTCGCCTCGCTCGACCACCTGTCGGGCGGGCGCGTGGTGTTCGGCGTGGGCGCGGGGTGGAACCTCGAGGAGATGCGCGATCACGGCACTGATCCCGACACACGCGGCCGGCTGCTCGACGAACGGCTGGACGCGATGAAGCAGCTGTGGACGGCCGAGGAAGCCACCTTCCACGGCGAGTTCACGCATTTCGACCGCGCCGTGGCGTACCCGAAGCCCGCGCGGAAGCCGCATCCGCCGATCTACGTCGGCGGCAACAGCCGGCACGCGGCGCGGCGGGCGGCCCGGCACGGCGGCGTGTGGATGCCGAACTCCGTGGTCGTGCCCGAGCGGGTCGGGAAACTCATGGCCCTGCGCGACGAGTTCGCCCCCGGCACCCCGGTGTCGGTGTTCGCGGTGGGCAGCAAGAACGAGGCTCTGCTGGAGGCCTACGCCGAAGCCGGGGTGGAGCGCATCACGCTCCTGCTCGGCACGCGGCCCGAAGCGGAGACCCTGAGCAGGCTCGACGCCCTCGTCGAGGTCGTCGAAAAGTACCGGTGA
- a CDS encoding LLM class F420-dependent oxidoreductase: protein MDFGISTFVTDEGIRPDVLGEALEERGFDSLFLAEHSHIPVSRESPYPGGGDLPEKYKRTLDPFVALTAAAVNTSNLVLGTGIALLIQRDVIHTAKEVASLDLVSRGRVAFGVGVGWNREEMADHGTDPTTRGALIDEQIEALKAIWTQEQAEYHGKHVDFDPIFAWPKPVQTPHPLIYVGGESPAALRRLARHGDAWLPRQQTPSDEIKRVREWLAEQGRTDVPFTVFGGGPDTDAVKRFAEAGVERYTFMLPTLPEAETLAALDDLARLAADHR, encoded by the coding sequence ATGGACTTCGGGATCTCCACGTTCGTGACCGATGAAGGCATCCGCCCCGACGTGCTGGGCGAGGCGCTGGAGGAGCGGGGCTTCGACTCGCTGTTCCTCGCCGAGCACTCGCACATCCCGGTGAGCCGGGAGAGCCCTTACCCCGGCGGCGGCGACCTGCCCGAGAAGTACAAGCGCACGCTGGACCCGTTCGTCGCGCTGACCGCGGCGGCCGTGAACACGTCGAACCTCGTGCTGGGCACGGGCATCGCGCTGCTGATCCAGCGCGACGTGATCCACACGGCCAAGGAGGTCGCGTCACTCGACCTGGTGTCGCGCGGCCGGGTGGCGTTCGGCGTCGGCGTGGGCTGGAACCGCGAGGAGATGGCCGACCACGGCACGGATCCGACCACTCGTGGCGCGCTGATCGACGAGCAGATCGAGGCGCTCAAGGCGATCTGGACCCAGGAGCAGGCGGAGTACCACGGCAAGCACGTGGACTTCGACCCGATCTTCGCCTGGCCCAAGCCCGTGCAGACGCCGCACCCGCTGATCTACGTCGGCGGCGAGAGCCCGGCCGCGCTGCGCCGGCTCGCCCGCCACGGCGACGCTTGGCTGCCGCGCCAGCAGACGCCGTCCGACGAGATCAAGCGCGTGCGCGAATGGCTCGCCGAGCAGGGCCGCACCGACGTGCCGTTCACCGTTTTCGGGGGCGGTCCCGACACCGACGCGGTGAAGCGGTTCGCCGAGGCCGGCGTGGAGCGCTACACGTTCATGCTGCCGACGCTGCCCGAAGCCGAGACGCTGGCCGCCCTCGACGACCTCGCGCGGCTCGCGGCGGACCACCGGTGA